One genomic segment of Chitinibacter sp. FCG-7 includes these proteins:
- a CDS encoding type II secretion system protein: MQRPKMARFTTPGNQPASRSRLKRTQQGFAYMWALMMVLVMSIYLGQVGEAWQNRIQRAKEEELLRMGAEIKMAVKRYNENNIGDNPQTAYPKTLQDLVQDPRVAFPKRYLRKAYKDPITGDDWQYIGAPGGGFVGVASKSGLKPLKNANFPEDTPGFVDAKSYQDWRFAHWPNRGGGRR; the protein is encoded by the coding sequence ATGCAACGGCCAAAGATGGCACGCTTTACAACACCTGGTAATCAACCGGCAAGCCGCAGCCGACTCAAGCGCACGCAACAAGGCTTTGCCTATATGTGGGCCTTGATGATGGTGCTGGTGATGAGTATTTATCTGGGCCAAGTCGGCGAAGCGTGGCAGAACCGCATCCAGCGCGCCAAGGAAGAAGAGCTGCTGCGCATGGGTGCTGAAATCAAAATGGCAGTCAAACGCTACAACGAAAACAATATTGGCGACAACCCGCAAACGGCCTACCCCAAAACCTTGCAAGACTTGGTACAAGACCCGCGAGTCGCTTTTCCCAAACGCTATTTGCGCAAGGCCTACAAAGACCCGATTACGGGGGATGACTGGCAATATATCGGCGCGCCCGGTGGAGGGTTTGTTGGTGTTGCCAGCAAATCGGGCTTAAAGCCGCTCAAGAACGCCAATTTCCCCGAAGACACCCCCGGCTTTGTCGATGCCAAATCGTATCAGGATTGGCGTTTTGCGCACTGGCCCAACCGGGGTGGCGGGCGTCGCTAA
- a CDS encoding type II secretion system protein, whose product MKLQRGFTLIELMVTLTILAVLATVALPLSQVASTRNREEELRRSLWQIRSAIDQYKLASDAGKISKSLEDSGYPPTLDILVEGSKDLKDPGGRKIYFLRRMPRDPFCDCPSKSNAQTWGLRSYASPPEAPAEGRDVYDVYSLSRNIGLNGVSYRDW is encoded by the coding sequence GTGAAATTGCAACGCGGCTTTACCCTGATTGAACTGATGGTCACACTGACCATTTTGGCTGTACTTGCGACAGTGGCTTTACCACTGTCGCAAGTCGCCTCGACCCGGAACCGGGAAGAAGAGCTGCGCCGCTCCCTCTGGCAAATCCGCAGCGCCATTGATCAATACAAGCTGGCCAGTGATGCAGGCAAAATCAGTAAATCGCTGGAAGATTCAGGCTATCCGCCAACGCTGGATATTCTGGTCGAGGGTAGCAAAGATCTGAAAGATCCGGGAGGACGCAAGATTTACTTCCTGCGCCGCATGCCGCGTGACCCATTTTGCGATTGCCCCAGCAAGAGCAATGCGCAAACTTGGGGCTTACGCAGCTATGCCAGCCCGCCTGAAGCCCCTGCCGAAGGTCGTGACGTGTATGATGTCTATTCTTTATCCCGCAATATTGGATTAAATGGTGTTAGCTACCGTGATTGGTAA
- a CDS encoding YHS domain-containing (seleno)protein — protein MFRKSMLASCLALSCLLAVPAMTFAFNPSSNLPVNVDDKGIALRGYDPISYFSGKPAQGDSDYKFSYEGGTYYFVSKANLEKFKSNPAQYAPRFGGFCAQAVAKEKKVDSDPLSYKIVDGYLFLTAKSAYKDWTVNVDGYVKQAYVRWPDIKNVPPKGL, from the coding sequence ATGTTTCGTAAGAGTATGCTTGCTTCGTGCTTGGCATTGAGCTGCCTGTTGGCGGTCCCTGCGATGACTTTTGCATTTAATCCCAGCTCCAATTTGCCGGTGAATGTAGATGACAAAGGCATTGCTTTGCGCGGCTATGATCCGATTTCTTACTTTTCCGGCAAACCGGCACAAGGCGACTCGGATTACAAATTCAGTTACGAGGGCGGCACGTATTACTTTGTTTCTAAAGCCAATTTGGAAAAATTCAAATCTAATCCAGCTCAGTATGCCCCGCGTTTTGGTGGTTTCTGCGCCCAAGCGGTAGCCAAGGAAAAGAAAGTTGATAGCGACCCGCTGTCGTACAAAATCGTTGATGGTTATCTGTTTCTGACGGCGAAAAGCGCTTACAAAGATTGGACTGTGAATGTGGATGGCTACGTCAAACAAGCCTACGTTCGCTGGCCAGACATTAAGAATGTGCCACCAAAAGGGCTATAA
- a CDS encoding secretin N-terminal domain-containing protein, translating into MKRALMTSIISLAFLGGCAADMARYEAENQLDAGNPEAALKTLKAQLASSPNDLKLRGAYQNNVYKFVLNLLAQGDQARQQGNTALAMSSYQQVLQWDSSNIRAQEGIRYIEIGIRHDSILRYARENKDSKPDEVLGIVSQVLLDNPRNVQAQTIKNEIENRKSREVSLRPALAQALKSPISLQFRDQSMMSVFDIISRIGKVNFIFDKDIPPNLKTTIYARDTTVEDVINLILATNQLDKKILNDNTILIYPRRPDKDRDYKDMVMRTFYLSNADPKQVLAMIKQMVKTRDVYIDERLSMLVMRDTPDAIAVAERLIAAQDLPQSEVLMEVEILEVSNNDVLDLGILYPGSVSGTVYGNTIGSTPVTVTNTDGSKTTTTPTKVAGQITLDQISNINKSDILVNLGSPTVTANLLQSKGNTNVLANPKIRVKNRDKAKFLIGDRVPVVTTTTSNGVSSESVNYQDVGLTLNVEPILTVDNEISVKVNLEVSNIVKSITSKSGLIAYQIGTRRAETNMTARDGETQVLAGLLSRNETDTGQGLPFLSSLPVLDRIFGTKKTENNKSEIIMLITPRVVRTLPLPSSHITSFDSGTEGMISTDPLRLRPSSTFNINNQGGQGGTYIPPAPAPAPEVQPVAPQPQAPTDGNSSQPTQPFTRGSRGR; encoded by the coding sequence GTGAAACGTGCGTTAATGACCTCAATTATTTCTCTGGCCTTTCTGGGCGGCTGTGCAGCAGACATGGCACGCTATGAAGCAGAAAATCAGCTCGATGCGGGCAACCCCGAAGCTGCACTTAAAACATTGAAAGCGCAGCTTGCCAGCTCGCCCAATGATCTGAAGCTGCGCGGGGCTTATCAAAACAACGTTTATAAGTTCGTTCTGAACTTGCTGGCGCAAGGCGATCAGGCTCGTCAACAAGGCAATACTGCGTTGGCCATGAGCAGCTACCAGCAGGTTTTACAGTGGGACAGCAGCAATATCCGCGCACAGGAAGGGATTCGTTATATTGAAATCGGGATACGTCACGATTCCATTCTGCGTTACGCCCGCGAAAACAAGGATAGCAAGCCTGATGAAGTCCTCGGAATTGTCAGCCAGGTTTTGCTGGATAATCCGCGCAATGTGCAAGCACAAACGATTAAAAATGAAATTGAAAATCGTAAATCACGCGAAGTCAGCCTGCGGCCAGCACTAGCTCAAGCGCTAAAGAGCCCGATTTCTTTGCAGTTTCGCGATCAGAGTATGATGAGTGTCTTTGACATCATCTCCAGAATTGGCAAAGTCAACTTCATTTTTGACAAGGATATTCCGCCAAATCTGAAAACGACGATTTACGCCCGTGATACCACAGTGGAAGACGTCATCAATCTGATTCTGGCAACCAATCAGCTCGACAAAAAAATCCTCAACGACAACACCATTCTAATTTATCCACGTCGCCCGGATAAAGATCGTGATTACAAAGACATGGTGATGCGGACATTCTATTTATCGAATGCCGACCCGAAACAGGTTCTGGCCATGATCAAACAGATGGTCAAAACCCGTGACGTTTACATTGACGAGCGATTGTCGATGCTGGTGATGCGCGACACGCCGGATGCCATTGCCGTGGCCGAGCGTCTGATTGCCGCACAGGATTTGCCGCAATCTGAAGTGCTGATGGAAGTGGAAATCCTCGAGGTCAGCAATAATGATGTACTCGACCTAGGTATACTCTATCCAGGCAGTGTCAGTGGTACTGTCTATGGCAATACCATCGGAAGCACGCCAGTTACAGTGACCAACACTGACGGCAGCAAAACAACAACAACGCCCACTAAAGTGGCCGGACAAATCACGCTGGATCAAATCAGCAATATCAATAAAAGCGATATTCTGGTCAACCTAGGCTCCCCAACGGTCACAGCCAACCTATTGCAATCGAAAGGCAATACCAACGTCTTGGCCAATCCAAAAATTCGGGTAAAAAATCGTGACAAAGCCAAATTCCTGATTGGTGACCGAGTGCCAGTTGTGACGACAACCACATCGAATGGCGTGAGTAGTGAAAGTGTAAACTACCAAGATGTCGGCTTAACGCTCAATGTTGAACCGATTCTGACAGTAGATAATGAAATCAGCGTCAAGGTCAATCTGGAAGTCTCGAATATTGTTAAATCAATTACGAGCAAAAGCGGTCTGATTGCTTACCAGATCGGTACTCGCCGCGCAGAAACCAATATGACCGCACGCGACGGCGAAACTCAGGTACTGGCAGGCTTGCTCTCACGCAACGAAACTGACACCGGTCAAGGGCTGCCTTTCCTGAGTAGCTTGCCAGTCTTGGATCGTATTTTTGGCACTAAGAAAACCGAAAACAACAAATCCGAGATTATTATGCTGATCACGCCACGCGTTGTCCGTACGCTGCCACTGCCATCATCGCATATCACCAGCTTTGACAGCGGTACAGAAGGCATGATCAGTACCGATCCACTGCGCCTGCGCCCATCGTCAACGTTTAATATTAATAATCAGGGTGGACAAGGTGGTACCTATATCCCACCCGCCCCTGCTCCGGCACCTGAAGTTCAGCCTGTAGCTCCCCAGCCCCAGGCTCCAACCGATGGCAATAGCAGTCAGCCTACACAGCCTTTTACGCGTGGATCGCGAGGACGCTAA
- a CDS encoding type II secretion system protein: MVLATVIGKSRRFGFTLIELLVVLAIMASLLTLVVPRYFQQTDRAQETVLKHNLVAVREGIDKFFADTGRYPNSLEEMVERKYLREVPLDPITNRRDSWVIINAEGSPGVYDIRSGSDATAKDGTLYNTW; encoded by the coding sequence ATGGTGTTAGCTACCGTGATTGGTAAGTCCCGTCGATTTGGTTTCACCCTGATTGAACTGCTGGTGGTGCTGGCAATTATGGCCAGCCTGCTCACTTTGGTGGTTCCTCGCTATTTCCAGCAAACTGATCGGGCACAGGAAACTGTGCTTAAACACAATCTGGTTGCCGTTCGTGAAGGGATCGACAAATTTTTTGCCGATACTGGCCGCTATCCAAATAGCCTGGAGGAAATGGTAGAGCGCAAATACCTGCGTGAAGTGCCGCTTGATCCAATCACCAACCGCCGTGACAGCTGGGTCATTATCAATGCCGAAGGCTCGCCTGGCGTTTATGATATCCGCAGCGGCTCTGATGCAACGGCCAAAGATGGCACGCTTTACAACACCTGGTAA